The Pseudarthrobacter sp. NS4 genome includes a window with the following:
- a CDS encoding GNAT family N-acetyltransferase translates to MSPETMIEDITGLLEVWVAGWAGCRGYQTSAEGRFPAALRADTSGEWEYFASDPTDDEFASLAARTAEAPARGLTILTNDIERYSALAGRHGLNITSYSQTMMIVDMETQDAEDPWLSDDDLELFLSEQNGVHYAEVRSGDTVAASGRVFVVGDTAVFDKIITEPGFQRRGLGSFIMRALAAQAFEHDVETGLLLASVDGQKLYSHLGWSTVSRVLMLSASHNGADLSLS, encoded by the coding sequence ATGAGTCCGGAAACCATGATTGAAGACATCACTGGCCTTCTTGAAGTGTGGGTGGCCGGCTGGGCCGGTTGCCGCGGGTACCAGACATCTGCGGAGGGCCGCTTTCCCGCTGCCCTCCGGGCCGACACCAGTGGTGAATGGGAATACTTCGCCTCCGACCCCACCGACGACGAATTCGCTTCCCTGGCCGCCAGGACGGCAGAAGCCCCTGCCCGGGGGCTGACGATCCTCACCAACGACATTGAGCGCTACTCAGCGCTCGCCGGCAGGCATGGACTGAATATCACCTCTTATTCACAAACCATGATGATCGTGGACATGGAAACGCAGGACGCCGAAGACCCCTGGCTCTCTGACGATGACCTCGAACTCTTCCTTTCCGAGCAGAATGGCGTGCATTACGCCGAGGTACGCTCGGGCGACACTGTCGCTGCCAGCGGGCGGGTGTTCGTGGTGGGCGATACCGCCGTGTTCGACAAAATCATCACCGAACCGGGCTTCCAGCGCCGCGGGCTGGGCAGTTTCATTATGCGGGCCCTTGCTGCCCAGGCCTTCGAGCATGATGTGGAGACCGGGTTGCTGCTGGCCTCCGTTGACGGCCAGAAGCTCTATTCCCACCTGGGATGGAGCACGGTCTCGCGGGTGCTCATGCTCTCGGCATCCCACAACGGCGCCGACCTTTCGCTCAGCTGA